DNA sequence from the Nakaseomyces glabratus chromosome E, complete sequence genome:
CTTATAACTATTCTATTCCTACAGTTTGCttccaaattttgaaaaatttttcaaaacgGGCGAAGAGGGCCCTTATAAGAAGCCAGCTTTGGGACCAACTTGTTGAAAAGGAGCAACTTGTGAAGAGGCCAAAAAGCAGTGTACGATGGATTCGCTGTCTAAGAAGATCCAGAACTTGGGTATCCATGATCTGAGGAATGCTGCGCGGTTTGCGCAGAACGTTATAGTGCAGTATGAGCCTTATCAGGTGGATGTGAGGCGTGCGACCAACACGGACTCCTGGGGACCTACGCCGAAGCACCTGGCCAAGGTGTTGCGGAACAGGTACCAGGTGCCGCTGTATCTGATCACGGAGTATATCCTGAAGCGGTTGATCGACCACATTGCGCAGCGGCCCAAGAACCTGTATGAGAAGGCCCGTAAGGACTATGTGAACTATGGGTCTGAGTGGCGTGTGGTGCTGAAGTGTCTTGTTGTGATCGAGTACCTGCTGATGAATGTAGACGACGGGGACGAGATCAACCAGGTGCGGTCCTGTCTGCTGACCCACAAGCATCTGATCAGCAAAGAAGTGCTGAACTTCAAGATCAAGTTCTCCAACGACGGTAAGATGGAAGTGCACGAGCGTGGTATCAGGAAGAAAGGTGAGTTGATCATGCAGTTCATCGAGGACtccaagttcttgaaaCAGGAGAGactgaagaacaagaagaatgCTCTGAAGATCAAACAGCAAGGGGAGTCTGACATGCTGTACAACGCCGATGCCATGGCATCGGTATCAACATATGGTTCATCCTCTATGAGAGGCAGCAACAACTTCGACTACGGCGAAGACCTCGATTTCGATGACGACGACGACGACGACATTCCAGTGGACAACAGACCTCGCAGACGCCCATCCCATGCCGATCAGCAAAGAAAGCAAAGAAGAGAGATACTAAGAGAACAAATCAGAAACAAAGAACAACAACGAAGAGATTATTaccaaaagaagaaggaagaagaagaagctgctaATGTGCCAGATTTGATCAGCTTCGATGACTTAGAGCCTAAGGGTAC
Encoded proteins:
- the ENT5 gene encoding Ent5p (CAGL0E01199g~Ortholog(s) have clathrin binding, phosphatidylinositol-3,5-bisphosphate binding activity), which translates into the protein MDSLSKKIQNLGIHDLRNAARFAQNVIVQYEPYQVDVRRATNTDSWGPTPKHLAKVLRNRYQVPLYLITEYILKRLIDHIAQRPKNLYEKARKDYVNYGSEWRVVLKCLVVIEYLLMNVDDGDEINQVRSCLLTHKHLISKEVLNFKIKFSNDGKMEVHERGIRKKGELIMQFIEDSKFLKQERLKNKKNALKIKQQGESDMLYNADAMASVSTYGSSSMRGSNNFDYGEDLDFDDDDDDDIPVDNRPRRRPSHADQQRKQRREILREQIRNKEQQRRDYYQKKKEEEEAANVPDLISFDDLEPKGTTNTSTKSLYPSDSRLPSKSATIGEVDDEDEEDEFGDFQSEVAPGSSKPAATTANASTTKPAAATAAANDDLMDLFGPSKTPVEEVKKPAKKDAFSDLFASSKSLI